From one Cupriavidus sp. P-10 genomic stretch:
- a CDS encoding LysR family transcriptional regulator: MRYDLNLLPVFLALMEERSVTRAAERLGMTQPALSNALGRLRDMLQDPLFIRERYGMQPTEKAEALAPGIAAAVARLDELVLGQQGFNPEKADRLFTLAPNSYVEFVLVPGIVARLRERAPGIRLRLVPFGADLAETGVTSGATAMVLGRIIDPPDNLVVQPVMEDGLACVLRADHPQVNKRISKKQYEQLKHVNVLPPGRLRAGLFQVLQRHGLRREVAISVTHFLAIPEIIAATDYCATLPGMICRHLARDARLKILAAPVDLGTFPVEMAWHVRYRHDPAHQWLRDLVVEVAREKLLGKPV; the protein is encoded by the coding sequence ATGCGCTACGACCTGAACCTGTTGCCCGTCTTTCTCGCGCTCATGGAAGAGCGCAGCGTCACCCGCGCGGCCGAGCGGCTGGGGATGACGCAGCCGGCGCTGTCTAACGCGCTGGGTCGATTGCGCGACATGCTGCAGGATCCGTTGTTCATCCGTGAACGGTACGGCATGCAGCCGACCGAGAAGGCCGAAGCGCTGGCCCCCGGCATCGCCGCCGCTGTCGCCCGCCTGGACGAACTGGTGCTCGGCCAGCAGGGCTTCAACCCGGAGAAGGCGGATCGCCTGTTCACACTGGCGCCGAACAGTTACGTCGAATTCGTGCTGGTGCCAGGCATCGTCGCGCGGCTGCGCGAGCGCGCTCCGGGCATTCGGCTGCGGTTGGTGCCGTTCGGGGCGGACCTGGCGGAGACGGGCGTGACATCCGGGGCGACCGCGATGGTGCTGGGCCGCATCATCGACCCGCCGGACAACCTTGTCGTGCAGCCCGTGATGGAAGATGGCCTGGCCTGCGTGCTGCGCGCCGACCATCCGCAAGTCAACAAGCGGATCTCAAAGAAGCAGTATGAGCAGCTCAAGCACGTCAACGTGCTGCCGCCCGGCCGCTTGCGCGCGGGCCTGTTCCAGGTGCTCCAACGCCACGGCCTGCGGCGCGAGGTCGCGATATCGGTGACGCACTTCCTGGCCATTCCGGAAATCATCGCCGCGACGGACTACTGCGCCACGCTGCCCGGCATGATCTGTCGCCACCTGGCGCGCGATGCCCGGCTGAAGATACTGGCCGCGCCGGTCGACCTGGGCACATTCCCGGTGGAGATGGCCTGGCATGTGCGCTACCGCCATGATCCTGCCCACCAGTGGCTGCGCGACCTTGTCGTCGAGGTCGCTCGCGAAAAGTTGCTCGGAAAGCCGGTTTGA
- a CDS encoding alkene reductase, with translation MSSEALFSPTRLGAIDVRNRIAMAPLTRSRAGMDGIQTPLAIDYYGQRASAGLIITEATNISRQGRGYAYTPGLYTDAHVAAWAPVTRAVHAAGGRIVVQLWHVGRMSHVSLQEGGTAPVAPSALQAGGNVFTEAGHLPPSMPRELATGEIAGILEDYRQAARRAKDAGFDGVEVHAANGYLLEQFLRDSTNHREDRYGGSIENRARFPLEVVEAVADVWGADRVGLRLSPLSTAIGDTPLDSTPMETHNYLARRLGEMGLAYLHVVEGQLHGGNDGNGGSGAGLFDAQALRAAFRGAYIANNGYDRQRALDATASGHADMIAFGKPFIGNPDLVERLRLEAPLHDAPVATYFGGGAQGYTEFART, from the coding sequence ATGTCTTCTGAAGCCCTTTTCTCCCCTACCCGCCTGGGTGCCATCGACGTCCGCAACCGAATCGCCATGGCGCCGCTCACGCGGTCGCGCGCAGGCATGGACGGCATCCAGACGCCGCTGGCCATCGACTATTACGGGCAGCGCGCTTCCGCGGGATTGATCATCACCGAAGCCACCAACATCTCGCGCCAGGGCCGTGGCTACGCTTACACGCCCGGCCTCTACACCGATGCGCACGTGGCTGCCTGGGCACCCGTGACCAGGGCAGTCCATGCAGCCGGCGGCCGTATCGTGGTCCAGTTGTGGCACGTGGGGCGCATGTCGCACGTCAGCTTGCAGGAGGGTGGCACCGCGCCCGTAGCACCTTCCGCGCTCCAGGCCGGCGGCAACGTCTTCACCGAAGCGGGACACCTGCCGCCCTCCATGCCGCGAGAGCTAGCCACCGGGGAGATCGCCGGCATCCTGGAGGACTACCGACAGGCTGCACGCCGCGCGAAGGATGCAGGCTTCGATGGCGTGGAAGTGCATGCGGCCAATGGCTATCTGCTGGAGCAATTCCTGCGCGACAGCACCAACCATCGCGAAGACCGCTACGGCGGCTCCATTGAAAACCGCGCCCGCTTTCCGTTAGAAGTGGTTGAAGCCGTTGCGGACGTCTGGGGCGCCGATCGCGTGGGGCTCCGCCTTTCGCCGCTCTCCACCGCAATCGGCGACACGCCGCTGGACAGCACGCCGATGGAAACGCATAACTACCTGGCTCGCCGACTCGGCGAGATGGGGTTGGCCTACCTGCATGTCGTGGAAGGACAACTGCACGGCGGTAACGACGGAAACGGCGGAAGCGGCGCCGGCCTGTTTGATGCGCAGGCGCTTCGCGCGGCATTCCGCGGTGCCTACATTGCCAACAATGGCTATGACCGGCAGCGCGCGCTGGACGCCACCGCTTCGGGTCACGCGGATATGATCGCCTTCGGCAAGCCCTTCATTGGAAACCCCGACCTCGTCGAGCGGTTGCGGCTGGAGGCTCCCCTGCATGACGCCCCGGTGGCCACATACTTCGGTGGCGGCGCGCAGGGCTACACCGAGTTCGCA